A genomic window from Engraulis encrasicolus isolate BLACKSEA-1 chromosome 14, IST_EnEncr_1.0, whole genome shotgun sequence includes:
- the LOC134463128 gene encoding thiol S-methyltransferase TMT1A-like, with the protein MLFMHLCTLVLKILTLPLQLAELVGLYKLYKRVFPFMLYRITFNYNLKMNEHKRELFRSLQKFRPSNGELRILEIGCGTGANFEYYPAGCKIVCTDPNPHFKTYLQKNMTKNDHLVYDTFVVATGEDLRGVPNESVDVVVVTLVLCSVGDIGVVLQEAKRVLRPGGGFFFMEHVCADPSTWTFFFQHVMQPLWYYCGDGCEITRTTWECIENAGFSQINLRHIQAPVPAHSLIQPHIVGYAIK; encoded by the exons ATGTTGTTTATGCACCTGTGCACGCTAGTGCTTAAAATCTTAACATTGCCACTTCAGCTTGCGGAATTGGTGGGTCTGTATAAACTATACAAGCGCGTATTTCCGTTTATGTTGTACAGGATCACTTTCAATTATAACCTTAAAATGAACGAACACAAACGGGAACTTTTCAGGTCTCTACAGAAATTCCGTCCATCAAATGGCGAACTGCGTATTCTTGAGATCGGTTGTGGAACTGGAGCTAACTTTGAGTACTACCCGGCGGGCTGTAAAATAGTCTGCACAGACCCCAACCCGCACTTCAAGACCTATCTACAGAAGAACATGACGAAAAATGATCACCTTGTTTACGACACGTTTGTTGTGGCGACTGGAGAGGATCTGCGCGGGGTACCAAATGAATCGGTCGACGTGGTGGTTGTCACTTTGGTCCTGTGTTCAGTCGGCGACATCGGGGTTGTACTACAAGAGGCGAAACGAGTCCTTCGACCT ggtgGTGGCTTCTTCTTCATGGAGCACGTGTGTGCAGACCCATCCACCTGGACTTTCTTCTTCCAGCATGTTATGCAGCCGCTCTG GTACTACTGTGGAGATGGCTGTGAGATCACTCGTACCACGTGGGAATGTATCGAGAACGCAGGATTTAGCCAGATAAACCTGCGACATATTCAGGCTCCTGTACCCGCGCACTCGCTCATCCAGCCccacattgtaggctatgccattaAATAA